AAGAAGTAAAAAATTGCTTCTTTCGTCCAAGGGAACAATCTCCAAGCCAGGAAAGCTAATCGAAGCTCTATCTATCATACTAGCCCTACAAGTCGCTAGAAGCGATCGGTGCTAGACGGAgcaaggagagggagggaggagggtGTAGCGCTGGCGACGGCTTACGTGCGGGAGTGGTGGTTCTGCAGGACCTGGGCCTGGAGGTCCCGGAGCTTGGCGGCTTTCGCTGACGCCGCCGCCTCTTCCTCCGGCTTGGCCGGGCGCCGGGGCCGGCCGTGCATCTCCTACTCCCTCCGTCGCCGGTGTCGTGTTGAGGAGGGGGTTTGGATCTCGCGGACGGGGGAGCGGCGGTTCACGCTTCCAGGTAGGGCCCCTTCCTTTTCTCCTGGGACTAaagtagcagcagcagtaggCTAGTCTAACTCGTGTAGTCGTCGTGTCCTGGGTTACTTGGCTTGGGCAAGCTGGGTTCAGAATCGTCCGCACCCGCGCTCccggcggccgccgctgccATTGCCGCCTCGCCGGGCACTCCTCACCTCGACGGCGACTGCTACTCCTACAAGGGACCCGGGCACGGGTCTGACTGACATCTGATTACACAATCCTCCTCAGATCAATGCACCTCGATTCCGTTGGTCAGAACAGAAACGAAATTTCTGAAAACTGGCAGTTCTTGGATCATGGTGTCTCAGAACAGTCTATTGCCGATTGCCGAGAAGCAAACCAACAGTTTACAAAGGTGATCGTCCCTACAGCTCAGCCACCATGTCTCAGTACAACACTACACAGTTTACACTGGAACCATTCCAATAACTTTATTTGTTTTATTCATTTGAACACGCGAGTAACTACACGATCACTCTTCATCCTTGCCAGCATAGTAATGGCGGAATGCGCATGAGAAGTCCTTGAGTTCGCAGCCATCCCCGCAAAGCTTTCGGTAACTACAGAAGCACCAGGTTAGTTGtggaaaaagaaaggggaaaacaTCTGCTACGAGGCGAGGCGAGCTATAGTGAAGCGTGGAAAGAAGTATATATATTACATTTCAAGTGCCTCAGAGCCCATGGGACATTTAAAGCCGACTCCAGATGCAGAGGCCATGGCTAAATCCAAATCTTTAGCCTGCAGAAGGATGCAGTCCATGGACCCAGTTTAGTCTGATAAGCTCTTAGTTTTTTTTAGTAAGCGAAGCTCTTTTATCCTTGAAAGGGTTTCTGAGGGGAAAAACTTTGAAACGGCAATTTGTCAGAACAAGACATGAATATGAATCAGTGGTAGGCAAGGAATTAACATATCAGGCACACCAGCTCGTCCTTAATTGAATCAACTATCAAGCGTATATTTGATATTCTATAAAAGATTTCAATCAAGCAGGGAATTTACTATCTGAATGTACCATTAGTTTGGAGGTGAAACCACCGTCATAGTTCCTCGATGATGGCACGCCCTCCATAACCCCGGGAACTGGGTTATATGTGTCGCTGTTGAAGTCAACAGAAAACAAAGCCACGAAAATTCATATGACGCAACATAAAAGCTGAACTTAGGAAACTAGATTCTACAATCTACACTTCACTACACCGAGTAAAACGTTGCAGCCACACTTccaatgcttgaataagtaattCCCGTAATCTTTACAACTAAAATTGCAATTTGATATGAGAAAAGGAGACAATACCTACTCCAGCAGCGAGCACTTGAGCAATTGAAAATGTCTGTAAGAGTGCTTGCTTTAATCCCAAGATTCTGACCAAGAGCAAAGGCCTCCGAGACCCCGAGCATGCTGATCGCCATTGCCATGTTGTTACAGATCTTTGCAGCCTTAAATTTTCAATATCATAGTGAATTGGGATCATCCGCACATTGATAATTATCAGCAAAGAGTCGGGGTTAACAAAACTTGCCGAGCCATTTCCAGCCCCACCGCAGTAGATTGCCCTTTTCCCCATTGAGAGAAGTAGGGGCTTGGCTGCTAAATACGCTTCCTCTAGACCTCCCACCTGTACATCATTGCTTGAAACATAAATAAAAGATCAATCACATCTATCTTATCATAATGGTTTTCTTGTCTGATCAAACAGCTACAAGTCATGATGAAAAGCAAGAAATAATACCATGAAAGTTAGCTTCGCAGCTTCTGCAGCAGGAACACCTCCAGACACCGGAGCATCCAGAATCATTGGGTTTTCAGTGTAGCCTGACCAGAGAGGGAAGCCACATGTGCGCAGCTCAAAATTGATGTTTAGGTAGATTTCTAGTATTAATTGTAGCCGACAGAAGAAACAGTTGATATTATTGGTAATCACTTTTGCACATTTAAACTCGAGTATTGAAGTGTTCGACTGACAATATTGATTGTGAATCTAATTTATTATGGTGGAACTTAACCTTTATTTTCTTTTAAATGGCATCTTGATATGGCCGTTGATATCTTTCTTGATGTTTGCGGATCAACTGTAGATGAGTCTATGTATAACCAAGGTCCAAGGTGGCTACCACCACCGAGCAAGCCATTAGTTCCATTGTATACCTCTAAAACCTGAAGAACATTTGTGAACATCGTAAAATCAACAGTTCCAGGAAACAAAATAAACTGTATTTGTAGAGATTGGTGGATGTAGGACTTGTTGCATAAAAGGATCATTACTATCTATATCTGAAAGCATGATTCAAACAGTGAAAACGAGAATGGGAGTAAGTAACATGTAATCGACTTACATGGGAAGAGGAAGGAAGCATGGTAATCACGACATCACTCGACATTGAAACTTCAAGCGGAGACTGCTTTGTGGGGATTCCATCGTCTGAGAATTTCTTCATCGAATTTTCATTTCTGATATGGTATATTCAGCGATTATTGGACAAGGACGTTCCATTAG
The genomic region above belongs to Panicum hallii strain FIL2 chromosome 4, PHallii_v3.1, whole genome shotgun sequence and contains:
- the LOC112890753 gene encoding probable 3-hydroxyisobutyrate dehydrogenase, mitochondrial, whose translation is MAGFGWRVGSKVQRWCRSCFRGFSSAAIPSQLENVGFIGLGNMGSHMARNLITAGYKVTVHDINENSMKKFSDDGIPTKQSPLEVSMSSDVVITMLPSSSHVLEVYNGTNGLLGGGSHLGPWLYIDSSTVDPQTSRKISTAISRCHLKENKGYTENPMILDAPVSGGVPAAEAAKLTFMVGGLEEAYLAAKPLLLSMGKRAIYCGGAGNGSAAKICNNMAMAISMLGVSEAFALGQNLGIKASTLTDIFNCSSARCWSSDTYNPVPGVMEGVPSSRNYDGGFTSKLMAKDLDLAMASASGVGFKCPMGSEALEIYRKLCGDGCELKDFSCAFRHYYAGKDEE